Proteins co-encoded in one Opisthocomus hoazin isolate bOpiHoa1 chromosome 9, bOpiHoa1.hap1, whole genome shotgun sequence genomic window:
- the HEG1 gene encoding protein HEG homolog 1 isoform X3: MPAACTLLLLLGLLPPAGSLPLASPRRLPPPSPPPPPPSRSRLGRPRTPPAAGHAGTPVIESSHQARSLDMEIRTSGALVNSMALVTMLAGSSERTSLPAGHGAGPVASGVMGHVGPPTGGGDVTPAGAGPPDSPSAGTATHLPARSHPPAAGSHHRAAGSREGGRGALASPNTPTAAQRTPSVLAAISTDLAERTLGGRRGAWDMMGFDNATRTVLLPSSAETRRLGTGGPSQPASSWVATELPSSPPTGTVAASPLGRCGGMLRPLLSSPLPGSPQQPQSSSQAASTQTGANHVVLHPRDVTGDSTSPSLAASPATDSAFRAIGSSYQPSNILATERRVLDFRTTSTSVSTTATKGGERTLRSLPASTRLADAAEISTSGTEITSSSDQSWSPGTSLGAEGGGGGGGATDPSLTGSLSASESDSTIFSSSYEPESIPAAEEATLHSDARGADVPSVAVGSLGSPTNGRTVGVTRGSATSTDPTSTLGGTFSSSGARTRRPNGTDLPAHPGEPLLTSSLSASESTFRGVRSSHRPVNSSTTEKKPLASSPTSAFASATATGSGGRPPRSATGSSTWAAEDSMSSSGTYRTLGMTRSSPAPSVGETHGVRGSRETTDFTEGVADTSLTSSHSALEGPSPATGSSHVSFSILSTERRTDFPTTSTSVSTTATKGGGRTLRSLPASTGLAQAMEISTSGTETISSSDHTRSSLGAQGGSDGRGATMPSTDPLLTSSPSASETASPAAGTSAAGGRLPDARLASTPSSVIATSSGGRSTVPVSDTRAASRGAGSSAPAPPRTSSLDVVLLLSSSSTEPGRQSHVSQSSAELTELPTKLLPAFSPSISVPSPSPSASERGRRVSGTPTETVYISTTRSSHEEGTSQANRSMWTTVAESPTSHLDTAREPRTSPLPSSTAWPGAGHVSSGRAGYPEPNVTLSSRVSTYFSATGELSTVGSSHRSLSSSSAEERMSSPITDPAYSSSSSAGGGERMPHSVTDGVRAGGTESSASYAETASSPEPAQPASVEQSRTANTSTSHAGFAGFATETLFTRSSKIPTYSSFQNDLKSFSSSHQPVSSIDADKRTSVSHTDGTYISTTYTRGGERTLLSISNSSTSADSSESSTFFSEISNPSDSSKSLVAQDRRSNVSTDGGFVEPSTEPLLVHSSELLTSPSAGSIQNTTVFNTDSELLTTGRSSLSSSAFPASSSLSSLHHLLSSTPPPTYPFTSSGSSEPLSSSVMASSPPLQALSSSLPTSSLLSPSYSLASILPLFSSPSSVSQSNDSNQASTSMATPVVRQVPSTAAVAGSLPRGTSKHSVTHHPQKSTTFTSTGSPVPTAPMEQLGGRIMSVPAPTTVTETTSPRAATAQGGTFGKATPLLTTASDAPQAGPTDAPLSPSPSATDHSVIIPVVALTTAKPPVLTTPASHRPTPGDASTVKAHRAQTPTATKHVYTTGESTEAVDPTTARPGKVTEENIPAKSPSQAPPTSRTTVSTTTTLAATKPTTIPPSTSTAGLRMSSPATDVDKCLSNPCPALATCNNTHGSYICLCPLGYELEKGKCNLVRIFIGQVPLKLNITHGKYSELLHVEGEILAMLDASLSGLPGYRHSTVKATREANFVHVSVQSTFSLASNVTFYDVVSSVKSYIRACKSPTEACQFISSLKPLHRVGSLCKQKDPECDKETSECTDFDGIALCQCKSGYFKYNKMDHSCRACEDGYKLENETCVSCPFGLGGFNCGNPYQLITVVIAAAGGGLLLIMGIALIVTCCRKNKNDISKLIFKSGDFQMSPYAEYPKNPRAQEWGREAIEMQENGSTKNLLQMTDVYYSPTGLRNAELERNGLYPPYTGLPGSRHSCIYPGQYNPSFISDETRRRDYF, encoded by the exons tcaTTGAAAGCAGCCATCAAGCAAGAAGTTTGGACATGGAGATAAGGACTTCTGGTGCTCTCGTGAACAGCATGGCACTGGTGACGATGCTGGCCGGGAGCAGCGAGCGGACATCACTGCCTGCTGGGCACGGTGCGGGGCCAGTGGCAAGTGGAGTCATGGGGCACGTCGGTCCCCCCACCGGCGGTGGGGATGTCACTCCAGCGGGAGCAGGACCCCCGGACAGCCCGTCTGCCGGGACAGCGACCCACCTGCCTGCCCGCAGCCATCCTCCCG CCGCTGGAAGCCATCACCGTGCTGCAGGCAgccgggagggaggcaggggggcTCTGGCTTCTCCCAACACCCCTACAGCTGCCCAGAGGACGCCGTCGGTTTTGGCAGCCATCAGCACCGATTTGGCCGAGAGGACGCTGGGTGGGCGCCGCGGGGCCTGGGACATGATGGGGTTTGACAACGCAACGAGGACGGTGCTGCTGCCTTCCTCCGCCGAGACTCGTCGCCTGG GCACTGGTGGTCCATCTCAACCGGCGAGCAGCTGGGTGGCCACGGAGCTGCCCAGCAGCCCACCCACGGGCACTGTAGCCGCTTCCCCCTTGGGGAGGTGTGGGGGGATGCTGCGGCCCTTGCTcagctcccccctcccaggctcaccccagcagccccagtcctccTCCCAAGCTGCCAGTACCCAGACTGGTGCAAACCATGTCGTGCTGCACCCCAGGGACGTCACGGGGGACTCCACAAGCCCTTCGCTCGCAGCATCACCTGCCACGGACAGTGCTTTCAGAG CCATTGGAAGCAGCTACCAGCCATCCAACATCTTGGCCACGGAGAGGAGAGTTTTGGATTTCCGCACCACCAGCACCTCCGTTTCCACAACAGCCACCAAGGGTGGAGAGAGGACGTTAAGGtcgctgccagccagcaccaggCTGGCCGATGCGGCAGAGATTTCCACCTCTGGTACTGAAATCACCAGCTCTTCAGACCAGAGCTGGTCCCCCGGGACGTCTTTGGGAGCTGAGGGCGGTGGTGGTGGCGGAGGTGCCACAGACCCGTCACTCACAGGCTCGCTGTCTGCTTCGGAAAGCGATTCCACGA tctttagcaGCAGTTACGAGCCCGAGAGCATCCCGGCTGCAGAAGAGGCGACGCTACACTCAGACGCCCGCGGTGCTGACGTGCCCAGCGTGGCCGTGGGGTCACTGGGGTCCCCCACAAATGGCCGCACAGTTGGGGTGACAAGgggctctgccaccagcaccgaccCCACCAGCACTTTGGGAGGGACCTTCTCCTCCTCGGGGGCCAGGACACGCCGTCCTAATGGCACCGATCTCCCAGCGCATCCCGGGGAGCCTTTGCTCACAAGCTCCCTCTCTGCCTCCGAAAGCACTTTCAGAG GTGTCAGAAGCAGCCACCGACCAGTTAACAGCTCAACGACAGAGAAGAAGCCCCTTGCTTCCTCTCCCACCAGCGCTTTCGCTTCAGCCACGGCCACCGGCAGTGGTGGGAGGCCCCCGCGGTCTGCCACAGGCAGCAGCACTTGGGCAGCAGAAGACTCCATGTCCAGCAGTGGCACGTACAGGACCTTGGGCATGACCCGATCCTCGCCTGCGCCTTCTGTGGGAGAGACACACGGAGTTCGTGGGTCCAGAGAAACCACGGATTTCACCGAGGGGGTGGCAGACACTTCACTGACGAGCTCTCACTCTGCTTTGGAGGGCCCTTCCCCAG CTACTGGAAGCAGCCATGTGTCATTCAGCATCCTGTCAACAGAGAGAAGAACTGATTTCCCTACCACCAGCACCTCCGTTTCCACAACAGCCACCAAGGGTGGAGGGAGGACGTTAAGGTCTCTGCCAGCCAGCACGGGACTGGCGCAAGCAATGGAGATTTCCACCTCTGGTACCGAAACCATCAGCTCTTCAGACCATACTCGGTCCTCTTTGGGAGCCCAGGGTGGTAGTGACGGCAGAGGTGCCACCATGCCATCCACGGACCCATTGCTCACAAGCTCGCCATCTGCTTCAGAAACTGCTTCCCCAG CAGCAGGGACCTCGGCTGCAGGAGGACGCCTGCCCGATGCTCGTCTCGCCAGTACACCCAGCTCAGTGATAGCCACCAGCAGTGGGGGGAGGAGCACAGTGCCCGTGTCAGACACCCGTGCAGCATCCAGGGGGGCAgggagctctgctcctgctccgcCCCGCACCAGCTCCTTGGATGTGGTCCTTCTGCTGTCCTCATCGTCAACAGAGCCTGGGAGGCAGAGCCATGTCTCGCAGAGCAGTGCGGAGCTCACTGAGCTTCCAACAAAGCTGCTGCCTGCATTTTCTCCCAGTATTTCCGTGCCTTCACCTTCACCAAGTGCTTCAG agagaggaagaagagttTCTGGCACTCCTACTGAGACCGTGTACATCTCGACCACACGCTCCAGCCATGAGGAGGGGACATCTCAGGCTAATCGCAGCATGTGGACCACAGTGGCAGAAAGCCCCACGTCTCACCTGGACACAGCCAGAGAGCCCCGCACCAGCCCCCTCCCATCCTCCACGGCATGGCCTGGAGCGGGACACGTCTCATCTGGCAGAGCAGGGTACCCAGAGCCCAATGTCACCCTTTCATCCAGGGTCTCCACCTACTTCTCAGCCACCGGTGAACTGTCCA CCGTGGGCAGCAGCCATCGCTCCCTAAGCAGCTCGAGTGCCGAGGAAAGGATGTCCAGCCCCATCACTGATCCTGCGTACAGTTCATCCTCGTCTGCTGGCGGTGGAGAGAGGATGCCACACTCGGTGACAGATGGTGTGCGGGCTGGTGGCACGGAGAGCTCCGCTTCGTATGCCGAAACCGCCAGCTCTCCAGAGCCGGCTCAGCCAGCGTCGGTGGAGCAGAGCAGGACGGCCAACACCTCAACCAGCCACGCAGGCTTCGCAGGCTTTGCAACAGAGACGCTCTTCACACGTTCTTCCAAGATACCCACTTACTCTTCTTTCCAAAATGATCTGAAGA GCTTTTCAAGTAGCCATCAGCCAGTCAGTAGCATCGACGCTGATAAAAGGACCTCGGTTTCTCATACAGATGGCACATACATTTCAACCACATATaccagaggaggagaaaggaccCTCTTATCCATCTCGAATAGCAGCACCTCTGCTGACTCCTCAGAAAGCTCCACCTTTTTTTCCGAAATTTCCAACCCTTCTGATTCATCGAAATCTTTGGTGGCACAGGACAGGAGGAGCAACGTATCCACCGATGGCGGTTTTGTTGAACCATCTACAGAGCCATTGCTGGTACACTCTTCTGAACTGTTGACTTCTCCTTCTGCAGGCAGCATTCAAAATACAACTGTATTCAACACTGACTCCGAGTTGTTGACCACTGGCAGATCATCTCTATCTTCATCGGCCTTTCCAGCCTCTTCCTCACTGTCCTCGCTGCATCACTTGCTGTCATCAACACCACCACCAACTTACCCGTTTACATCATCAGGATCATCTGAGCCCCTCTCGTCCTCTGTGATGGCATCTTCACCTCCTCTGCAGGCTTTGTCATCCTCCTTGCCCACTTCCTCATTGCTTTCCCCGTCTTATTCATTAGCCTCTATATTGCCTCTGTTTTCGTCACCATCATCCGTCTCGCAGTCCAACGACAGCAATCAAGCAAGCACCTCTATGGCTACGCCTGTGGTCAGGCAGGTGCCCTCCacagctgctgtggctgggagTTTGCCCAGAGGGACCAGCAAGCACAGTGTCACACACCACCCCCAAAAAAGCACCACCTTCACCTCCACCGGGTCTCCTGTCCCTACTGCACCCATGGAGCAGCTTGGTGGACGCATCATGTCCGTGCCCGCTCCCACGACGGTAACAGAGACCACCTCACCAAGAGCTGCCACCGCCCAGGGGGGCACCTTCGGGAAGGCAACGCCACTGCTCACCACAGCCAGCGATGCCCCACAGGCTGGGCCGACGGATGCACCCCTTAGTCCCTCACCAAGTGCAACAGACCATAGCGTCATCATCCCTGTGGTGGCACTGACCACGGCGAAACCTCCTGTGCTGACAACACCGGCCAGTCACCGGCCAACCCCAGGTGATGCTAGCACTGTGAAAGCCCACAGAGCTCAAACGCCCACTGCCACTAAGCACGTGTATACCACTGGTGAAAGCACAGAAGCTGTGGATCCCACCACTGCAAGGCCTGGTAAAGTCACTGAGGAAAACATCCCTGCTAAAAGTCCTTCTCAAGCCCCTCCAACCAGCAGGACCACAGTGAGCACTACAACTACTTTGGCTGCTACCAAACCAACCACCATTCCACCATCGACTAGCACGGCTGGGCTGAGGATGTCATCTCCGGCAACAG aTGTGGATAAATGTCTTTCCAACCCTTGTCCTGCGCTGGCCACCTGCAACAACACCCATGGCTCCTATATCTGTCTGTGTCCTCTTGGATatgagctggaaaaagggaagtGCAATTTAG TAAGAATATTTATTGGCCAGGTCCCCCTGAAACTTAATATTACCCATGGGAAGTACTCAGAGCTCCTCCATGTCGAGGGTGAAATCCTGGCAATG CTCGATGCATCACTGTCCGGCTTGCCAGGGTACCGCCACTCCACAGTTAAGGCGACTAG ggAGGCAAATTTTGTGCATGTTTCAGTGCAATCCACGTTCTCTTTAGCATCCAATGTGACTTTCTATGACGTTGTCAGCAGCGTGAAAAGCTACATTCGAGCTTGCAAATCTCCCACCGAAGCCTGCCAGTTCATCTCCAGCCTGAAACCGCTCCACAGAG TTGGCAGCTTGTGCAAGCAGAAAGACCCCGAGTGCGACAAGGAAACTTCTGAATGCACCGACTTCGATGGGATCGCGCTCTGCCAGTGCAAAAGTGGGTACTTCAAGTACAACAAGATGGACCACTCCTGCAGAG CCTGTGAAGATGGATATAAGCTGGAAAATGAGACCTGCGTGAG CTGCCCGTTTGGCTTAGGTGGATTCAACTGTGGGAACC CCTACCAGCTCATCACTGTGGTGATCGCGGCTGCAGGAGGGGGGCTTCTGCTGATCATGGGCATAGCACTGATTGTCACCTGCTGCCG gaagaataaaaatgaCATAAGTAAACTCATTTTCAAGAGTGGAGATTTCCAGATGTCACCGTATGCTGAATATCCGAAGAACCCACGGGCACAGGAGTGGGGCAGAGAAGCCATCGAGATGCAGGAGAATGGAAGCACCAAGAACCTGTTGCAGATGACAGATGTGTATTATTCG CCAACTGGACTGAGAAATGCTGAACTGGAAAGAAACGGACTTTATCCTCCTTACACTGGTTTGCCTGGGTCTCGACATTCATGCATCTACCCTGGACAATACAATCCATCCTTCATTAGTGACGAAACCAGAAGAAGAGACTATTTTTAG
- the HEG1 gene encoding protein HEG homolog 1 isoform X2: MPAACTLLLLLGLLPPAGSLPLASPRRLPPPSPPPPPPSRSRLGRPRTPPAAGHAGTPVIESSHQARSLDMEIRTSGALVNSMALVTMLAGSSERTSLPAGHGAGPVASGVMGHVGPPTGGGDVTPAGAGPPDSPSAGTATHLPARSHPPAAGSHHRAAGSREGGRGALASPNTPTAAQRTPSVLAAISTDLAERTLGGRRGAWDMMGFDNATRTVLLPSSAETRRLGTGGPSQPASSWVATELPSSPPTGTVAASPLGRCGGMLRPLLSSPLPGSPQQPQSSSQAASTQTGANHVVLHPRDVTGDSTSPSLAASPATDSAFRASVSSIKAAENPKSGIRRAVPGSVAQPLASVSSSVTPARGRFPRPSMEHQLTPSLPGSESPAAGELAIGSSYQPSNILATERRVLDFRTTSTSVSTTATKGGERTLRSLPASTRLADAAEISTSGTEITSSSDQSWSPGTSLGAEGGGGGGGATDPSLTGSLSASESDSTIFSSSYEPESIPAAEEATLHSDARGADVPSVAVGSLGSPTNGRTVGVTRGSATSTDPTSTLGGTFSSSGARTRRPNGTDLPAHPGEPLLTSSLSASESTFRGVRSSHRPVNSSTTEKKPLASSPTSAFASATATGSGGRPPRSATGSSTWAAEDSMSSSGTYRTLGMTRSSPAPSVGETHGVRGSRETTDFTEGVADTSLTSSHSALEGPSPATGSSHVSFSILSTERRTDFPTTSTSVSTTATKGGGRTLRSLPASTGLAQAMEISTSGTETISSSDHTRSSLGAQGGSDGRGATMPSTDPLLTSSPSASETASPAGTSAAGGRLPDARLASTPSSVIATSSGGRSTVPVSDTRAASRGAGSSAPAPPRTSSLDVVLLLSSSSTEPGRQSHVSQSSAELTELPTKLLPAFSPSISVPSPSPSASERGRRVSGTPTETVYISTTRSSHEEGTSQANRSMWTTVAESPTSHLDTAREPRTSPLPSSTAWPGAGHVSSGRAGYPEPNVTLSSRVSTYFSATGELSTVGSSHRSLSSSSAEERMSSPITDPAYSSSSSAGGGERMPHSVTDGVRAGGTESSASYAETASSPEPAQPASVEQSRTANTSTSHAGFAGFATETLFTRSSKIPTYSSFQNDLKSFSSSHQPVSSIDADKRTSVSHTDGTYISTTYTRGGERTLLSISNSSTSADSSESSTFFSEISNPSDSSKSLVAQDRRSNVSTDGGFVEPSTEPLLVHSSELLTSPSAGSIQNTTVFNTDSELLTTGRSSLSSSAFPASSSLSSLHHLLSSTPPPTYPFTSSGSSEPLSSSVMASSPPLQALSSSLPTSSLLSPSYSLASILPLFSSPSSVSQSNDSNQASTSMATPVVRQVPSTAAVAGSLPRGTSKHSVTHHPQKSTTFTSTGSPVPTAPMEQLGGRIMSVPAPTTVTETTSPRAATAQGGTFGKATPLLTTASDAPQAGPTDAPLSPSPSATDHSVIIPVVALTTAKPPVLTTPASHRPTPGDASTVKAHRAQTPTATKHVYTTGESTEAVDPTTARPGKVTEENIPAKSPSQAPPTSRTTVSTTTTLAATKPTTIPPSTSTAGLRMSSPATDVDKCLSNPCPALATCNNTHGSYICLCPLGYELEKGKCNLVRIFIGQVPLKLNITHGKYSELLHVEGEILAMLDASLSGLPGYRHSTVKATREANFVHVSVQSTFSLASNVTFYDVVSSVKSYIRACKSPTEACQFISSLKPLHRVGSLCKQKDPECDKETSECTDFDGIALCQCKSGYFKYNKMDHSCRACEDGYKLENETCVSCPFGLGGFNCGNPYQLITVVIAAAGGGLLLIMGIALIVTCCRKNKNDISKLIFKSGDFQMSPYAEYPKNPRAQEWGREAIEMQENGSTKNLLQMTDVYYSPTGLRNAELERNGLYPPYTGLPGSRHSCIYPGQYNPSFISDETRRRDYF, from the exons tcaTTGAAAGCAGCCATCAAGCAAGAAGTTTGGACATGGAGATAAGGACTTCTGGTGCTCTCGTGAACAGCATGGCACTGGTGACGATGCTGGCCGGGAGCAGCGAGCGGACATCACTGCCTGCTGGGCACGGTGCGGGGCCAGTGGCAAGTGGAGTCATGGGGCACGTCGGTCCCCCCACCGGCGGTGGGGATGTCACTCCAGCGGGAGCAGGACCCCCGGACAGCCCGTCTGCCGGGACAGCGACCCACCTGCCTGCCCGCAGCCATCCTCCCG CCGCTGGAAGCCATCACCGTGCTGCAGGCAgccgggagggaggcaggggggcTCTGGCTTCTCCCAACACCCCTACAGCTGCCCAGAGGACGCCGTCGGTTTTGGCAGCCATCAGCACCGATTTGGCCGAGAGGACGCTGGGTGGGCGCCGCGGGGCCTGGGACATGATGGGGTTTGACAACGCAACGAGGACGGTGCTGCTGCCTTCCTCCGCCGAGACTCGTCGCCTGG GCACTGGTGGTCCATCTCAACCGGCGAGCAGCTGGGTGGCCACGGAGCTGCCCAGCAGCCCACCCACGGGCACTGTAGCCGCTTCCCCCTTGGGGAGGTGTGGGGGGATGCTGCGGCCCTTGCTcagctcccccctcccaggctcaccccagcagccccagtcctccTCCCAAGCTGCCAGTACCCAGACTGGTGCAAACCATGTCGTGCTGCACCCCAGGGACGTCACGGGGGACTCCACAAGCCCTTCGCTCGCAGCATCACCTGCCACGGACAGTGCTTTCAGAG CATCTGTGAGCAGCATCAAGGCTGCAGAAAACCCAAAGTCCGGTATCCGAAGAGCAGTGCCTGGCTCCGTGGCTCAGCCCCTGGCCTCGGTGTCCTCCTCAGTGACCCCAGCACGGGGACGTTTCCCCAGGCCCTCCATGGAGCACCAGCTCACCCCTTCTCTCCCAGGTTCTGAGAGCCCTGCAGCGGGTGAGCTCG CCATTGGAAGCAGCTACCAGCCATCCAACATCTTGGCCACGGAGAGGAGAGTTTTGGATTTCCGCACCACCAGCACCTCCGTTTCCACAACAGCCACCAAGGGTGGAGAGAGGACGTTAAGGtcgctgccagccagcaccaggCTGGCCGATGCGGCAGAGATTTCCACCTCTGGTACTGAAATCACCAGCTCTTCAGACCAGAGCTGGTCCCCCGGGACGTCTTTGGGAGCTGAGGGCGGTGGTGGTGGCGGAGGTGCCACAGACCCGTCACTCACAGGCTCGCTGTCTGCTTCGGAAAGCGATTCCACGA tctttagcaGCAGTTACGAGCCCGAGAGCATCCCGGCTGCAGAAGAGGCGACGCTACACTCAGACGCCCGCGGTGCTGACGTGCCCAGCGTGGCCGTGGGGTCACTGGGGTCCCCCACAAATGGCCGCACAGTTGGGGTGACAAGgggctctgccaccagcaccgaccCCACCAGCACTTTGGGAGGGACCTTCTCCTCCTCGGGGGCCAGGACACGCCGTCCTAATGGCACCGATCTCCCAGCGCATCCCGGGGAGCCTTTGCTCACAAGCTCCCTCTCTGCCTCCGAAAGCACTTTCAGAG GTGTCAGAAGCAGCCACCGACCAGTTAACAGCTCAACGACAGAGAAGAAGCCCCTTGCTTCCTCTCCCACCAGCGCTTTCGCTTCAGCCACGGCCACCGGCAGTGGTGGGAGGCCCCCGCGGTCTGCCACAGGCAGCAGCACTTGGGCAGCAGAAGACTCCATGTCCAGCAGTGGCACGTACAGGACCTTGGGCATGACCCGATCCTCGCCTGCGCCTTCTGTGGGAGAGACACACGGAGTTCGTGGGTCCAGAGAAACCACGGATTTCACCGAGGGGGTGGCAGACACTTCACTGACGAGCTCTCACTCTGCTTTGGAGGGCCCTTCCCCAG CTACTGGAAGCAGCCATGTGTCATTCAGCATCCTGTCAACAGAGAGAAGAACTGATTTCCCTACCACCAGCACCTCCGTTTCCACAACAGCCACCAAGGGTGGAGGGAGGACGTTAAGGTCTCTGCCAGCCAGCACGGGACTGGCGCAAGCAATGGAGATTTCCACCTCTGGTACCGAAACCATCAGCTCTTCAGACCATACTCGGTCCTCTTTGGGAGCCCAGGGTGGTAGTGACGGCAGAGGTGCCACCATGCCATCCACGGACCCATTGCTCACAAGCTCGCCATCTGCTTCAGAAACTGCTTCCCCAG CAGGGACCTCGGCTGCAGGAGGACGCCTGCCCGATGCTCGTCTCGCCAGTACACCCAGCTCAGTGATAGCCACCAGCAGTGGGGGGAGGAGCACAGTGCCCGTGTCAGACACCCGTGCAGCATCCAGGGGGGCAgggagctctgctcctgctccgcCCCGCACCAGCTCCTTGGATGTGGTCCTTCTGCTGTCCTCATCGTCAACAGAGCCTGGGAGGCAGAGCCATGTCTCGCAGAGCAGTGCGGAGCTCACTGAGCTTCCAACAAAGCTGCTGCCTGCATTTTCTCCCAGTATTTCCGTGCCTTCACCTTCACCAAGTGCTTCAG agagaggaagaagagttTCTGGCACTCCTACTGAGACCGTGTACATCTCGACCACACGCTCCAGCCATGAGGAGGGGACATCTCAGGCTAATCGCAGCATGTGGACCACAGTGGCAGAAAGCCCCACGTCTCACCTGGACACAGCCAGAGAGCCCCGCACCAGCCCCCTCCCATCCTCCACGGCATGGCCTGGAGCGGGACACGTCTCATCTGGCAGAGCAGGGTACCCAGAGCCCAATGTCACCCTTTCATCCAGGGTCTCCACCTACTTCTCAGCCACCGGTGAACTGTCCA CCGTGGGCAGCAGCCATCGCTCCCTAAGCAGCTCGAGTGCCGAGGAAAGGATGTCCAGCCCCATCACTGATCCTGCGTACAGTTCATCCTCGTCTGCTGGCGGTGGAGAGAGGATGCCACACTCGGTGACAGATGGTGTGCGGGCTGGTGGCACGGAGAGCTCCGCTTCGTATGCCGAAACCGCCAGCTCTCCAGAGCCGGCTCAGCCAGCGTCGGTGGAGCAGAGCAGGACGGCCAACACCTCAACCAGCCACGCAGGCTTCGCAGGCTTTGCAACAGAGACGCTCTTCACACGTTCTTCCAAGATACCCACTTACTCTTCTTTCCAAAATGATCTGAAGA GCTTTTCAAGTAGCCATCAGCCAGTCAGTAGCATCGACGCTGATAAAAGGACCTCGGTTTCTCATACAGATGGCACATACATTTCAACCACATATaccagaggaggagaaaggaccCTCTTATCCATCTCGAATAGCAGCACCTCTGCTGACTCCTCAGAAAGCTCCACCTTTTTTTCCGAAATTTCCAACCCTTCTGATTCATCGAAATCTTTGGTGGCACAGGACAGGAGGAGCAACGTATCCACCGATGGCGGTTTTGTTGAACCATCTACAGAGCCATTGCTGGTACACTCTTCTGAACTGTTGACTTCTCCTTCTGCAGGCAGCATTCAAAATACAACTGTATTCAACACTGACTCCGAGTTGTTGACCACTGGCAGATCATCTCTATCTTCATCGGCCTTTCCAGCCTCTTCCTCACTGTCCTCGCTGCATCACTTGCTGTCATCAACACCACCACCAACTTACCCGTTTACATCATCAGGATCATCTGAGCCCCTCTCGTCCTCTGTGATGGCATCTTCACCTCCTCTGCAGGCTTTGTCATCCTCCTTGCCCACTTCCTCATTGCTTTCCCCGTCTTATTCATTAGCCTCTATATTGCCTCTGTTTTCGTCACCATCATCCGTCTCGCAGTCCAACGACAGCAATCAAGCAAGCACCTCTATGGCTACGCCTGTGGTCAGGCAGGTGCCCTCCacagctgctgtggctgggagTTTGCCCAGAGGGACCAGCAAGCACAGTGTCACACACCACCCCCAAAAAAGCACCACCTTCACCTCCACCGGGTCTCCTGTCCCTACTGCACCCATGGAGCAGCTTGGTGGACGCATCATGTCCGTGCCCGCTCCCACGACGGTAACAGAGACCACCTCACCAAGAGCTGCCACCGCCCAGGGGGGCACCTTCGGGAAGGCAACGCCACTGCTCACCACAGCCAGCGATGCCCCACAGGCTGGGCCGACGGATGCACCCCTTAGTCCCTCACCAAGTGCAACAGACCATAGCGTCATCATCCCTGTGGTGGCACTGACCACGGCGAAACCTCCTGTGCTGACAACACCGGCCAGTCACCGGCCAACCCCAGGTGATGCTAGCACTGTGAAAGCCCACAGAGCTCAAACGCCCACTGCCACTAAGCACGTGTATACCACTGGTGAAAGCACAGAAGCTGTGGATCCCACCACTGCAAGGCCTGGTAAAGTCACTGAGGAAAACATCCCTGCTAAAAGTCCTTCTCAAGCCCCTCCAACCAGCAGGACCACAGTGAGCACTACAACTACTTTGGCTGCTACCAAACCAACCACCATTCCACCATCGACTAGCACGGCTGGGCTGAGGATGTCATCTCCGGCAACAG aTGTGGATAAATGTCTTTCCAACCCTTGTCCTGCGCTGGCCACCTGCAACAACACCCATGGCTCCTATATCTGTCTGTGTCCTCTTGGATatgagctggaaaaagggaagtGCAATTTAG TAAGAATATTTATTGGCCAGGTCCCCCTGAAACTTAATATTACCCATGGGAAGTACTCAGAGCTCCTCCATGTCGAGGGTGAAATCCTGGCAATG CTCGATGCATCACTGTCCGGCTTGCCAGGGTACCGCCACTCCACAGTTAAGGCGACTAG ggAGGCAAATTTTGTGCATGTTTCAGTGCAATCCACGTTCTCTTTAGCATCCAATGTGACTTTCTATGACGTTGTCAGCAGCGTGAAAAGCTACATTCGAGCTTGCAAATCTCCCACCGAAGCCTGCCAGTTCATCTCCAGCCTGAAACCGCTCCACAGAG TTGGCAGCTTGTGCAAGCAGAAAGACCCCGAGTGCGACAAGGAAACTTCTGAATGCACCGACTTCGATGGGATCGCGCTCTGCCAGTGCAAAAGTGGGTACTTCAAGTACAACAAGATGGACCACTCCTGCAGAG CCTGTGAAGATGGATATAAGCTGGAAAATGAGACCTGCGTGAG CTGCCCGTTTGGCTTAGGTGGATTCAACTGTGGGAACC CCTACCAGCTCATCACTGTGGTGATCGCGGCTGCAGGAGGGGGGCTTCTGCTGATCATGGGCATAGCACTGATTGTCACCTGCTGCCG gaagaataaaaatgaCATAAGTAAACTCATTTTCAAGAGTGGAGATTTCCAGATGTCACCGTATGCTGAATATCCGAAGAACCCACGGGCACAGGAGTGGGGCAGAGAAGCCATCGAGATGCAGGAGAATGGAAGCACCAAGAACCTGTTGCAGATGACAGATGTGTATTATTCG CCAACTGGACTGAGAAATGCTGAACTGGAAAGAAACGGACTTTATCCTCCTTACACTGGTTTGCCTGGGTCTCGACATTCATGCATCTACCCTGGACAATACAATCCATCCTTCATTAGTGACGAAACCAGAAGAAGAGACTATTTTTAG